The Flavobacterium piscisymbiosum genome includes a region encoding these proteins:
- a CDS encoding Tex family protein — MTNIQFIAKTVQTAAINIQNTVKLLEEDCTIPFISRYRKDTTGNLDEVQIEQIAKLQKDYEAIVKRKEAVLKSIEEQKALTPELKQKIEQSFDLQEIEDFYLPYKKKKKTKADVAREFGLEPLAKIIMSENDVDIDFISTQYLNENVINEEAAMQGARDIVAEWINENIYVRKQLRRLFNRKATIGTKVVKKKAEEEGAQKFSQYFDWEEPLTKAPSHRLLAMLRAENEGFVKMKVDVDIDEAYDIIDEIVIKKQNSTTAHLQLAIEDSYKRLLNPAIGNETLQEAKAKADANSIQVFANNLGQLLLAPPLGEKRILAIDPGFRSGCKVVCLDEKGDLLYNETIYPHAPQNEETMAIKKIRSMVNAYQIDAISIGNGTASRETEFFIKKIAFDKPLQVFIVSEAGASVYSASKIAREEFPNYDVTVRGSVSIGRRLSDPLAELVKIDPKAIGVGQYQHDVDQTKLKEELDNTVIRCVNSVGININTASKHLLSYVSGIGEKLAENIVQYRSENGPFEDRKQLKKVPRLGEKAYQQGAAFIRISNAKNPLDNSAVHPEAYPVVEKMAKDLKLSVNDLIANKEKTALIKAENYITPEVGLLTLKDIIKELEKPGLDPRKSAKVFEFDANVKSIKDLKTGMILPGIVNNITNFGCFVDIGIKESGLVHISQLKAGFVSDVNEVVKLHQHVDVKVTEVDEDRKRIQLTMVL; from the coding sequence ATGACTAATATTCAATTCATTGCCAAGACTGTTCAAACAGCAGCAATTAACATTCAAAACACGGTAAAATTATTAGAGGAAGATTGTACGATTCCGTTTATTTCGCGTTACCGAAAAGATACAACCGGAAATCTTGATGAAGTTCAAATTGAGCAAATTGCAAAACTTCAGAAAGATTATGAAGCAATTGTAAAACGTAAAGAAGCGGTTTTAAAATCGATCGAAGAACAAAAAGCGCTTACGCCTGAATTGAAACAAAAAATTGAGCAAAGTTTTGACTTACAAGAAATTGAAGATTTTTACCTTCCGTACAAAAAGAAGAAAAAAACAAAAGCCGATGTTGCCCGCGAGTTTGGCCTTGAACCATTGGCAAAAATAATCATGTCTGAAAATGATGTTGATATCGATTTTATTTCGACGCAATATCTGAATGAAAATGTAATTAATGAAGAAGCTGCGATGCAAGGCGCCAGAGATATTGTTGCCGAATGGATCAACGAGAATATTTATGTTCGTAAGCAATTGCGAAGATTATTTAATAGAAAAGCAACGATTGGAACCAAAGTCGTAAAAAAGAAAGCTGAAGAAGAAGGAGCGCAAAAATTCAGTCAGTATTTTGATTGGGAAGAACCTTTGACAAAAGCACCTTCGCACAGATTATTGGCCATGCTTCGTGCAGAAAATGAAGGTTTTGTCAAGATGAAAGTAGATGTTGATATCGACGAAGCTTATGATATTATTGATGAAATTGTCATTAAAAAACAAAATAGTACAACAGCTCATTTGCAATTGGCGATAGAAGATAGTTACAAAAGATTGTTGAATCCGGCAATTGGAAACGAAACTTTGCAAGAAGCAAAAGCCAAGGCTGATGCCAATTCTATTCAGGTTTTTGCCAACAATTTAGGACAACTTTTATTGGCGCCGCCTTTGGGCGAAAAACGTATTCTGGCAATCGATCCAGGATTCAGGAGCGGTTGTAAAGTAGTTTGTCTGGATGAAAAAGGCGATTTATTGTATAACGAAACGATTTATCCGCACGCACCTCAAAATGAGGAAACAATGGCGATCAAGAAAATCCGTTCGATGGTAAATGCGTATCAAATTGATGCGATTTCTATAGGAAACGGAACGGCTTCGAGAGAAACCGAATTTTTCATCAAAAAAATTGCGTTCGACAAACCGTTGCAGGTTTTTATTGTTTCTGAGGCTGGAGCTTCGGTATATTCGGCATCAAAAATTGCAAGAGAAGAATTCCCTAATTATGATGTTACCGTTCGTGGATCGGTTTCTATTGGCAGACGACTTTCAGATCCTTTGGCCGAATTGGTAAAAATCGACCCGAAAGCCATTGGCGTAGGCCAATATCAACACGATGTTGACCAAACCAAGCTAAAAGAAGAATTAGATAACACTGTAATTCGTTGCGTGAACTCGGTTGGAATCAATATCAACACGGCGAGTAAACATTTACTAAGTTATGTAAGTGGAATAGGAGAGAAGCTTGCTGAAAACATTGTACAATATCGTTCAGAAAATGGTCCGTTTGAGGATAGAAAACAGCTGAAAAAAGTGCCTCGCTTAGGCGAGAAAGCGTATCAGCAAGGTGCAGCTTTTATTAGAATTTCGAATGCTAAAAATCCATTGGATAATTCGGCAGTGCATCCTGAAGCTTATCCTGTCGTGGAGAAAATGGCAAAAGATTTAAAACTTTCTGTAAACGACTTAATTGCCAACAAAGAGAAAACAGCCCTTATTAAAGCCGAAAACTATATTACGCCTGAAGTAGGTTTACTTACACTGAAAGACATCATAAAAGAGCTTGAAAAACCCGGATTAGACCCAAGAAAGTCAGCTAAGGTTTTTGAATTTGATGCAAACGTAAAATCAATCAAAGATTTGAAAACCGGAATGATTTTACCGGGAATTGTGAATAACATTACCAATTTCGGTTGTTTTGTCGACATCGGAATCAAAGAAAGCGGATTGGTTCATATTTCGCAATTGAAAGCAGGATTTGTAAGCGATGTAAATGAAGTGGTAAAATTGCATCAGCATGTTGATGTAAAGGTTACAGAAGTTGATGAAGATAGAAAGAGAATTCAGTTGACGATGGTATTGTAG
- a CDS encoding AAA family ATPase — MENKKDIVDNKDHSYFYSLELEGVNCFKDKQTLDLSDGKGNYSPWTIILGDNGTGKTTLLKVLDRMQPDSAAVDLKKLKIDSQGKIFLPQYFISGIEGTFKNMLSELKEKSISVLLKLINNGEFRKVEVSSNIDNLDSLYDERFSNSFLISYGASRRMSKSTSLKTSVSSKFTSLFDDKIELINAEEWLLQKETLSDLAEPHSKIKFKRDLELVKNLLKDVLPDVSNIGIKPVNEKNPNLLIEVQTSYGLVNLRDLSFGYQTLTALIVDIAANMMDKYLNSENPLAEPVIILIDEIDLHLHPKWQRTVVDKLSYHFPQAQFIVTAHSPLIVQSAQDKDANIVVCRKEGDRVIIDNDPESVKGWRIDQILTSDLFEVSSSKSIDFEEIRNEKTSILLKNELSDSDKKRLNFLNQKLNDTPVFSSKEAIDAEELIKKAAELLKK, encoded by the coding sequence ATGGAAAATAAAAAAGATATTGTAGATAATAAGGATCATTCTTATTTCTATTCTTTAGAATTAGAAGGGGTTAATTGTTTTAAAGACAAGCAAACATTAGACTTATCTGATGGGAAAGGCAATTATTCTCCTTGGACAATTATTTTGGGAGATAATGGTACTGGGAAAACAACCTTATTAAAAGTTTTAGATAGAATGCAACCAGATTCTGCGGCAGTAGATCTCAAAAAGCTAAAAATAGATTCTCAAGGTAAAATATTTTTACCTCAATATTTTATTAGTGGGATTGAAGGTACTTTTAAAAATATGTTAAGTGAATTGAAAGAAAAAAGCATTTCAGTTTTATTAAAATTAATAAACAATGGTGAATTTAGAAAAGTTGAGGTTAGTTCAAATATTGATAACTTAGATTCTTTATATGATGAACGTTTCAGTAATTCTTTTCTAATTTCATATGGTGCATCAAGAAGAATGAGTAAATCAACCAGCTTAAAAACAAGCGTTAGTTCTAAATTTACATCTCTATTTGATGATAAGATAGAATTGATTAATGCAGAAGAATGGTTATTACAGAAGGAAACTTTATCAGACTTAGCCGAGCCACATTCGAAAATTAAATTTAAAAGAGATTTAGAATTGGTAAAAAATTTACTAAAAGATGTTTTACCAGACGTAAGTAATATTGGAATTAAGCCGGTAAATGAAAAAAATCCAAACCTCTTAATAGAAGTTCAAACTTCTTATGGATTAGTTAATTTACGAGATTTAAGTTTTGGATATCAAACCTTAACCGCATTAATTGTTGATATTGCTGCAAATATGATGGATAAATATTTAAATTCTGAAAATCCATTGGCAGAACCCGTCATCATTTTAATTGATGAAATCGATTTACATTTACACCCAAAATGGCAAAGAACCGTAGTTGATAAGTTATCATACCATTTTCCACAAGCTCAATTTATAGTTACTGCACATAGTCCTTTAATTGTTCAGTCAGCACAAGATAAAGACGCTAATATCGTTGTTTGTAGAAAAGAAGGGGATAGAGTAATTATTGATAATGATCCTGAAAGTGTAAAAGGATGGAGAATAGATCAAATTTTAACCTCTGATTTATTTGAAGTAAGTAGTTCAAAATCAATTGATTTTGAAGAAATAAGAAATGAGAAAACAAGTATCCTTTTAAAGAATGAATTATCTGATTCTGATAAGAAAAGATTAAATTTTTTAAATCAAAAACTTAATGATACTCCTGTTTTTTCGTCTAAAGAAGCTATCGATGCAGAAGAATTGATTAAAAAAGCAGCTGAACTATTAAAAAAATAG
- a CDS encoding glycosyl hydrolase family 8, protein MKNLLLITVAFLCLKSYAQKQPFPANVVFANGLMPTNKNSQDAKNNYDIWKANFVEACSNERYRVKFDNSWETVSEGIGYGMLLSVYMADKTLFDGLWLYYKDNVNGNKVMNWKINGCSGTIGQNGATDAELDAALALIVADYQWGSTGNINYKSDATALISAIKNYEIEANTFVLKPGDQFGGSQITNPSYFSPAYYRVFGTFTNDVTFWNQVAAKSYTIINNNLIQNNAVGGLVSDWCEASGAYSSQAGGYNNGGKTYTYDAARTPWRIAVDYLWFGNVDAKAYTKKSSDFVRVNLGGSSNIKDGYNQNGTAIGQWHNGTFVGAFACAAMGGDNQMHLDTSYADLKNLSEPGSYFNHTLKTLYSFLLTGNFYFPPTTTLSTGDFDIEKSTVTLFPNPSANRFTVNAPQQSTISVISPSGIVIHQQKTTAENTEINLANQSSGVYLIKISNDDFKSITKKVILK, encoded by the coding sequence ATGAAAAACCTACTTCTGATTACTGTTGCTTTTTTGTGTCTCAAAAGTTACGCACAAAAGCAGCCGTTTCCTGCCAATGTTGTATTTGCAAATGGTTTAATGCCAACGAATAAAAACAGTCAGGATGCTAAAAACAACTACGATATCTGGAAGGCCAATTTTGTTGAAGCCTGCTCGAATGAAAGATACCGTGTAAAATTCGACAATTCCTGGGAAACTGTTTCTGAAGGAATTGGTTACGGAATGCTCCTAAGCGTTTATATGGCCGATAAAACATTATTTGATGGACTCTGGCTGTATTACAAAGACAATGTAAACGGCAACAAAGTAATGAACTGGAAAATAAACGGCTGTTCTGGTACTATTGGACAAAACGGAGCAACCGATGCTGAACTTGATGCTGCCTTAGCGCTTATCGTTGCCGATTATCAATGGGGAAGCACTGGAAATATTAATTATAAAAGTGATGCGACTGCTTTAATTTCTGCCATTAAAAATTATGAAATCGAAGCCAATACTTTTGTTTTAAAACCCGGAGATCAATTCGGCGGAAGCCAAATTACAAATCCGTCTTACTTCTCTCCTGCTTATTACAGAGTTTTTGGAACTTTTACGAATGATGTAACTTTTTGGAATCAGGTTGCAGCAAAATCGTACACTATTATCAACAACAATTTAATACAAAACAATGCCGTTGGCGGATTAGTTTCTGACTGGTGCGAAGCTTCTGGCGCTTATTCTTCTCAAGCCGGTGGTTATAATAATGGAGGAAAAACATATACTTACGATGCTGCAAGAACGCCCTGGAGAATCGCCGTTGACTATTTATGGTTTGGAAATGTCGATGCGAAAGCTTACACAAAAAAATCCTCAGATTTTGTTCGCGTAAATCTAGGCGGATCTTCTAACATTAAAGATGGTTATAACCAAAACGGAACTGCAATAGGTCAATGGCACAACGGAACATTTGTGGGTGCATTTGCCTGTGCGGCCATGGGAGGCGATAACCAAATGCATCTTGATACTTCTTACGCCGACTTAAAAAATCTCAGTGAACCTGGCAGTTATTTCAATCATACCTTAAAAACATTATATTCTTTTTTATTAACAGGTAATTTTTATTTTCCGCCAACTACCACTTTATCTACTGGTGATTTTGATATTGAAAAATCTACTGTTACGCTTTTCCCAAACCCAAGTGCTAATCGATTTACTGTGAATGCACCTCAGCAATCTACTATTTCAGTAATTTCTCCTTCCGGGATTGTTATTCATCAACAAAAAACAACTGCGGAAAATACCGAGATTAATTTAGCAAATCAATCGTCTGGAGTTTATTTGATAAAGATTTCGAATGATGATTTTAAAAGTATTACTAAAAAAGTGATTTTGAAATAA
- a CDS encoding Sec-independent protein translocase subunit TatA/TatB, whose product MGRLGLTEILVIVGIVILLFGGKKIPELMKGLGSGIKEFKNAAKDDQTPPAPSVKKEEEEIK is encoded by the coding sequence ATGGGAAGATTAGGTCTTACAGAAATCCTCGTAATAGTAGGTATCGTGATATTACTTTTTGGAGGTAAAAAAATACCGGAATTAATGAAAGGTTTAGGAAGCGGAATTAAGGAATTTAAAAACGCTGCTAAAGACGATCAAACCCCTCCTGCACCTTCTGTTAAAAAAGAAGAGGAAGAAATTAAATAA
- a CDS encoding peptidase encodes MTKKKFNFRKNLFIKNRLVILNEDNFEEIFSFKLTLMNVFVTFMLGGIFLILITTFIIAFTPLRELIPGYSSTELKKNATELAIKSDSLETALKKNEAYIKGIQKVLTGELEYAKFSKDSILADADEPSQVNMKASEEEIKLREEVAKMEKEPGEKTRSKNKSDKK; translated from the coding sequence ATGACTAAGAAAAAATTCAATTTCAGAAAAAATTTATTCATCAAAAACCGATTGGTGATTTTGAATGAGGACAATTTCGAAGAAATTTTTTCATTCAAACTAACTTTAATGAATGTTTTCGTAACGTTCATGTTAGGAGGAATTTTTTTAATTTTAATTACTACTTTTATCATTGCTTTTACTCCTTTGCGCGAACTAATTCCCGGATATTCTTCGACAGAATTAAAAAAGAATGCAACTGAACTGGCTATTAAATCAGATTCGTTAGAAACCGCTTTAAAGAAAAATGAAGCCTATATAAAAGGGATTCAGAAAGTACTAACGGGCGAATTAGAATATGCAAAATTCAGTAAAGATTCTATTTTAGCTGATGCTGATGAGCCTTCGCAAGTAAATATGAAAGCCTCTGAAGAAGAAATTAAATTAAGAGAAGAAGTGGCAAAGATGGAGAAGGAGCCGGGCGAAAAAACTCGAAGTAAAAACAAAAGTGACAAGAAATAA
- a CDS encoding GH3 auxin-responsive promoter family protein, which translates to MSIKSVAAKLFATKIYYKTQAWANKPVETQQAVFKNLINSAKETQFGTDHHFDKIKTVHDFRKRVPIRDYEDLKSYIDKVRMGEKNILWKGKPLYFAKTSGTTSGAKYIPLTKESMPYHIEASRNAILHYIYETGNADFVDGKMIFLQGSPILIEKYGIKFGRLSGIGAHFVPKYLQKNRMPSWETNCIEDWDTKVNAIVEETIEQDMTIISGIPSWVQMYFERLQEKSGGKKIGDLFKNFNLFIYGGVNYEPYRAKFEKMIGRKVDSIELFPASEGFFAYQDSQKSKGMLLLLNSGIFYEFIKADEFFTENPKSYTIGEVEMGVNYALIVSTNAGLWRYNIGDTVQFTSLFPHRVIVSGRIKHYISAFGEHVIANEVESAMKEATAGTKIVINEFTVAPQINPSSGLPYHEWLIEFENEPENIEAFAETIDDSMRKQNIYYDDLITGNVLRKVVVTKVSKNGFQDYMKSQGKLGGQNKIPRLSNDRKIADNLK; encoded by the coding sequence ATGTCTATTAAATCAGTAGCAGCAAAATTATTTGCCACCAAAATATACTATAAAACACAGGCTTGGGCCAATAAACCGGTCGAAACTCAACAAGCGGTATTTAAGAATTTAATAAATAGTGCCAAGGAAACCCAGTTTGGTACAGATCATCATTTTGATAAAATAAAAACGGTTCATGATTTCAGGAAGCGTGTCCCGATTCGTGACTACGAAGATTTAAAATCCTATATCGACAAAGTTCGAATGGGCGAAAAAAATATTCTCTGGAAAGGAAAACCGCTCTATTTTGCTAAAACCTCAGGAACAACCTCAGGGGCAAAATATATTCCGCTGACCAAAGAATCAATGCCATATCATATTGAAGCTTCAAGAAATGCAATTCTTCATTATATATATGAAACCGGAAATGCTGATTTTGTTGATGGAAAAATGATTTTCCTGCAGGGAAGTCCAATTTTAATTGAAAAATACGGAATCAAATTTGGAAGATTATCCGGAATCGGAGCGCATTTTGTACCCAAATATCTTCAAAAAAACAGAATGCCTTCGTGGGAAACCAATTGTATCGAAGATTGGGATACCAAAGTAAATGCCATTGTAGAGGAAACAATCGAGCAGGATATGACCATAATTTCGGGAATTCCGTCCTGGGTTCAAATGTATTTTGAACGTTTACAGGAAAAAAGCGGAGGGAAGAAAATTGGAGATTTGTTTAAAAACTTCAATCTATTCATTTACGGAGGAGTCAATTATGAACCATATCGCGCCAAGTTCGAAAAAATGATTGGCCGAAAAGTAGATAGTATTGAGTTGTTTCCAGCTTCAGAAGGTTTTTTTGCCTATCAGGATTCTCAAAAATCAAAAGGAATGCTATTGTTGCTGAATTCAGGAATTTTCTATGAATTTATAAAAGCAGATGAATTCTTTACAGAAAATCCAAAAAGCTACACCATTGGCGAAGTAGAAATGGGTGTAAATTATGCTTTGATTGTTTCTACAAATGCGGGACTTTGGCGTTATAATATTGGCGATACAGTTCAGTTTACTTCGTTGTTTCCGCACAGAGTTATCGTTTCCGGCCGAATCAAGCATTATATTTCTGCTTTTGGAGAACACGTTATTGCCAACGAAGTCGAAAGCGCCATGAAAGAAGCCACAGCAGGAACCAAAATTGTAATTAACGAATTTACCGTTGCGCCACAAATAAACCCTTCAAGCGGATTACCATATCACGAATGGCTGATAGAATTCGAAAATGAGCCTGAAAATATAGAAGCTTTCGCCGAAACAATAGACGATTCGATGCGAAAACAAAACATTTATTACGACGATTTAATCACCGGAAATGTTTTAAGGAAAGTGGTGGTAACCAAAGTTTCGAAAAACGGTTTTCAGGATTATATGAAATCACAAGGAAAATTAGGCGGACAGAATAAAATTCCGAGATTGTCGAATGACAGAAAGATTGCAGATAATTTGAAGTAG
- a CDS encoding DUF6909 family protein, with amino-acid sequence MKETKHISRSRAQESSAAIEKMYITMRHLFNRGFYKPMGVSGDSLRESLLALRPEIYGNIGEEKVELNGLLYVIERLPIGIEQCRFINLTSDEGYSKSHFQAIVPPKRRRNCYRIDEEQMNVEITRGRSDIYDILTHLTFIFIESHKIKNRVLLDDGGEVSRDWLKLEQAVLQTKKLSQIEKEKAISHVANILARTFEEVLDIYDAFGSENAPDRFLHVIYWLGKLAIEEVIDNNKRTITFSPVLRERLGHHIHGEIWATNIKEVLKANNLLKRPIHVISANMHSVMNSIFVTPLLKTKFKDKSDFYIYEELSKSGAKETRSIVEELALKNGMISLPDSSGTNIDVQIFDTAKIDWAKTAFPKTVVDQAAPVIIVMDYAFGEQAYETIDELLKPYKKETLLNVRSVSIMGKAGILEGGKGDIMIPTAHINEGTADNYFFENELTGAMFEGNDIAVFEGAMVTVLGTSLQNRDLLKFFHESTWGVIGLEMEGSYYQKAIQSASKIRKSVPHDIKVRYAYYASDNPLETGSTLASGGLGTTGVKPTYLITIKILEQIFNVK; translated from the coding sequence ATGAAAGAAACCAAACATATATCAAGATCAAGAGCGCAGGAATCATCTGCCGCAATCGAAAAAATGTACATTACAATGCGCCACTTATTCAACCGTGGGTTTTATAAACCTATGGGGGTTTCGGGCGATAGTTTACGCGAATCATTACTGGCATTACGTCCGGAAATTTACGGAAATATAGGCGAAGAAAAAGTAGAACTTAACGGACTTTTGTACGTTATAGAACGTTTGCCAATAGGAATCGAACAATGTAGATTCATCAATTTAACTTCAGACGAAGGATATTCTAAATCGCATTTTCAGGCCATTGTTCCTCCAAAAAGGCGACGTAATTGTTACAGAATCGACGAAGAACAAATGAATGTTGAAATCACTCGCGGGAGATCAGATATTTATGATATCCTGACGCATTTGACTTTTATTTTTATTGAATCTCATAAAATCAAAAACAGGGTTTTATTAGACGATGGAGGCGAAGTTTCGCGCGATTGGTTAAAATTAGAGCAAGCCGTTTTACAAACCAAAAAGCTTTCTCAAATAGAAAAAGAAAAAGCAATTTCGCATGTTGCCAATATTTTAGCAAGAACTTTCGAAGAAGTTTTGGATATCTATGACGCTTTTGGATCAGAAAATGCTCCGGATCGTTTCCTGCATGTTATTTATTGGTTAGGAAAATTAGCAATCGAAGAAGTGATCGATAATAATAAACGTACCATAACTTTTAGTCCTGTATTAAGAGAACGTTTAGGACACCATATTCACGGTGAAATCTGGGCAACCAACATTAAGGAAGTGCTTAAGGCAAACAATCTTTTAAAGCGTCCAATTCATGTAATAAGTGCAAACATGCACAGTGTGATGAATTCTATTTTTGTAACTCCGTTGTTGAAAACAAAATTCAAGGACAAGTCTGATTTTTATATTTATGAAGAATTAAGTAAATCAGGTGCAAAAGAAACCAGAAGTATTGTCGAAGAATTAGCCTTAAAAAATGGTATGATTTCACTGCCTGATAGTTCAGGAACGAATATCGACGTTCAAATTTTTGATACTGCCAAAATTGACTGGGCAAAAACTGCATTTCCAAAAACAGTTGTTGACCAAGCGGCTCCGGTTATTATTGTAATGGATTATGCTTTTGGAGAACAAGCTTACGAAACGATCGACGAACTTTTAAAACCATATAAAAAAGAAACTTTACTAAATGTAAGATCAGTTTCGATAATGGGTAAAGCCGGAATTCTGGAAGGCGGAAAAGGCGATATCATGATTCCTACAGCGCATATAAACGAAGGAACGGCGGATAATTATTTCTTCGAAAATGAATTAACTGGCGCAATGTTCGAAGGAAACGACATTGCTGTTTTTGAAGGTGCAATGGTTACCGTTTTAGGAACATCATTACAAAATAGAGATTTACTGAAATTCTTTCACGAATCGACCTGGGGAGTAATTGGTCTTGAAATGGAAGGATCTTACTATCAGAAAGCCATTCAATCGGCATCAAAAATTAGAAAAAGTGTTCCGCACGATATCAAAGTTCGTTATGCCTATTATGCCTCAGATAATCCTCTTGAAACCGGAAGTACATTAGCTTCAGGCGGATTAGGAACAACAGGTGTAAAACCAACATATTTGATTACTATTAAAATTCTGGAACAAATTTTCAACGTAAAATAA
- a CDS encoding O-antigen ligase family protein produces the protein MIIETKKNKATIVSLYLLAFASALYMFEAVQVIIMAIASLFLLLQYRSAKNFFSIKKVPFLLSFFVLLCFNLFYFNNKSIQVIANSFLLFIVPLFSSFLYESDFFIKNKQRILLTYCFSITLISIFIVCFYINDIPNHHFNWYFARFNLENTIHIHGTYISLWVGIAILLVSDFLIHDKTLNTKIKTCLILVIALLLLSLIVINTRIILYSIIFLSALNYYFFAFKSKKMNSKVVVIMLLLISLVVLFLSQRFQDDIQFLNKNNIKNSSRYTICYCSLQTIAESNFLGMDNHLIQSKLNNCYDKYGFSDLSKDNLNAHNQYLDFFLKGGFVLFILFVLMLFIKLKTALKSKNYLYFLITLLFTFSFLTENILVRQYGIYIYMFCDILFLGSVLPNKSHCTNKIEKS, from the coding sequence ATGATAATAGAAACTAAAAAAAATAAAGCAACAATCGTTTCATTATATCTTTTAGCTTTTGCTTCAGCTTTATATATGTTTGAAGCAGTACAAGTTATTATAATGGCTATTGCTAGTTTATTTTTACTACTTCAATATCGTTCTGCGAAAAATTTTTTTTCAATAAAAAAAGTTCCGTTTCTACTTTCGTTTTTTGTTTTACTTTGCTTTAATCTTTTTTATTTTAATAATAAGAGCATTCAGGTTATTGCTAATAGTTTTCTTTTGTTTATTGTGCCTTTGTTTAGCTCATTTTTATACGAATCAGATTTTTTTATAAAAAACAAGCAACGAATACTTTTGACCTATTGTTTTTCTATTACTTTAATAAGTATTTTTATTGTTTGCTTCTATATCAACGACATTCCTAACCACCATTTTAACTGGTATTTTGCCCGATTTAATTTAGAGAATACCATACATATTCACGGTACTTATATTAGTCTTTGGGTAGGAATAGCAATCCTTTTAGTTTCTGATTTTTTAATTCATGATAAGACCTTAAATACTAAAATTAAAACCTGTCTTATACTTGTAATCGCACTATTACTGCTAAGTTTAATAGTAATAAATACGCGAATCATTCTTTATTCTATTATTTTTTTAAGTGCTTTAAACTATTATTTTTTTGCTTTTAAAAGCAAAAAAATGAACTCAAAGGTTGTTGTAATTATGTTACTTTTAATATCTCTTGTAGTGCTTTTTTTATCACAGCGTTTTCAGGATGACATTCAATTTTTGAATAAAAACAACATTAAAAATTCATCTCGTTATACGATTTGTTATTGTTCTTTACAAACCATAGCTGAATCAAATTTTTTAGGAATGGACAATCATTTAATCCAATCTAAACTAAATAATTGTTATGATAAATATGGTTTTAGTGACCTTTCTAAAGACAATTTAAATGCACATAATCAATATTTGGATTTTTTTTTAAAAGGCGGATTTGTTCTCTTTATTCTATTTGTTTTAATGCTTTTTATAAAACTAAAAACTGCTCTAAAGAGTAAAAATTACCTCTATTTTTTAATAACCTTATTATTTACTTTTTCTTTTTTAACTGAAAACATTCTAGTACGTCAGTATGGAATCTATATTTATATGTTTTGTGACATTCTCTTTTTAGGTTCTGTCCTGCCTAATAAAAGTCATTGTACAAATAAAATAGAAAAAAGCTAA